In Prosthecochloris sp. GSB1, the following proteins share a genomic window:
- the ilvB gene encoding biosynthetic-type acetolactate synthase large subunit gives MHKSGQTMNGSEIFFECLRREKVDYIFGYPGGALLKVYETLYDVKDIKHILVRHEQGATHMAEGYARATGKPGVVLVTSGPGATNTVTGISNAYMDSSPMVVFTGQVPSTLIGNDAFQEADIVGITRPITKHNFLVKDVKDMALTIRKAFYLATQGRPGPVLVDLPKDVLNSECVFNWPENVEIRGFKPTIKGHENQIRKAAKIIARAKRPLLYIGGGVVAAEAAEELGKLATSQDIPVTMTLQGLGAFPGGSPLNMGMLGMHGTYWANQAINDCDVLIAVGARFDDRVTGKVDTFATHAFKIHNDIDPTNIDKNVKVDLPVVGDSKHFLRTLLESLPKAREDRSPWLRQIETWREQCPLGYSIDEKSLKTEFVIDEVSKQTAGNAVVTTDVGQHQMWTAQYYKFEKPRSIITSGGLGTMGYGLPAAIGAAFGVQDRPVVLFCGDGGFMMNVQELVTAVHYKLPVKIFLINNNFLGMVRQWQELFHQEKYSFTDLQNSNPDFIRVAEAFGCKAMRAANPAEAKQAIDEALAYNEGPVFVEFQVVKKDMVFPMVPAGASISEMLLDRLNPKTMV, from the coding sequence ATGCATAAATCCGGCCAAACAATGAACGGCTCAGAAATTTTCTTCGAGTGCCTGCGCCGGGAAAAGGTCGATTATATTTTCGGCTACCCTGGCGGAGCGCTGCTCAAGGTCTACGAAACCCTTTACGATGTCAAGGACATCAAGCATATACTCGTGCGTCACGAACAGGGTGCGACGCATATGGCCGAGGGCTATGCGCGGGCGACAGGAAAACCCGGCGTCGTCCTGGTCACCTCCGGACCGGGCGCGACCAATACGGTAACGGGAATTTCCAACGCCTACATGGACTCGTCGCCCATGGTCGTTTTCACCGGCCAGGTTCCGAGCACCCTCATCGGCAACGACGCGTTTCAGGAAGCCGATATCGTCGGCATCACCCGCCCGATAACGAAACACAACTTCCTGGTCAAGGACGTCAAGGACATGGCGCTGACCATAAGAAAAGCGTTTTACCTGGCAACACAGGGAAGACCCGGACCGGTCCTCGTCGACCTCCCCAAGGACGTGCTGAATTCGGAATGCGTCTTCAACTGGCCTGAAAACGTTGAAATCCGAGGCTTCAAACCCACGATCAAAGGGCATGAGAACCAGATAAGAAAAGCCGCGAAAATCATCGCCAGGGCCAAACGCCCGCTGCTCTACATCGGCGGCGGAGTCGTCGCCGCCGAGGCGGCCGAAGAACTCGGCAAGCTCGCCACGAGCCAGGACATTCCCGTCACCATGACGCTGCAGGGGCTCGGCGCCTTTCCGGGCGGAAGCCCTCTGAACATGGGCATGCTCGGCATGCACGGCACGTACTGGGCGAACCAGGCGATCAACGACTGCGATGTCCTGATAGCCGTAGGCGCGCGATTCGACGACCGCGTCACCGGAAAGGTCGACACATTCGCGACCCACGCATTCAAGATTCATAACGATATAGACCCGACGAACATCGACAAGAATGTCAAGGTCGACCTTCCGGTAGTCGGCGACTCGAAGCATTTCCTGAGAACCCTGCTCGAATCGCTGCCGAAAGCAAGGGAAGACCGTTCGCCGTGGCTCCGGCAGATCGAAACGTGGAGGGAGCAGTGCCCGCTCGGCTACAGCATCGACGAAAAGTCCCTCAAAACGGAGTTCGTCATCGACGAGGTCTCGAAACAGACGGCCGGCAATGCCGTCGTCACGACCGACGTCGGGCAGCATCAGATGTGGACCGCCCAGTACTATAAGTTCGAGAAACCCCGTTCGATCATCACCAGCGGCGGACTCGGCACCATGGGCTACGGTCTTCCGGCGGCAATCGGTGCCGCATTCGGGGTTCAGGACCGCCCCGTCGTCCTCTTCTGCGGAGACGGCGGTTTCATGATGAACGTCCAGGAACTGGTCACGGCTGTCCATTACAAGCTGCCGGTCAAGATATTCCTGATCAACAACAATTTCCTCGGCATGGTCCGCCAGTGGCAGGAACTCTTCCATCAGGAAAAGTATTCCTTCACCGACCTGCAGAACAGCAACCCCGACTTCATCCGCGTCGCGGAAGCGTTCGGATGCAAGGCGATGCGGGCCGCCAACCCGGCTGAAGCGAAGCAGGCCATAGATGAAGCGCTCGCCTACAACGAAGGTCCGGTCTTCGTCGAGTTCCAGGTCGTCAAGAAAGACATGGTATTCCCGATGGTCCCGGCGGGAGCGTCGATTTCGGAGATGCTCCTCGACAGGCTGAATCCCAAAACAATGGTTTAA
- the ilvN gene encoding acetolactate synthase small subunit, which produces MKHTISVLVENKFGTLNRVAAMFSARGFNLESISIGETEDKEISRMTIVTRGDDMIISQILKQLNRLIDTIKVNDLTHKPHIARELLLMTLKLDKSQQREIFELINVFKGKVVDIKQKSITIEVIGSPDKINTAIDLFRPFGIKEIARSGTVALNRGEG; this is translated from the coding sequence ATGAAACACACCATATCCGTTCTGGTTGAAAACAAGTTCGGCACGCTCAACAGGGTCGCGGCCATGTTCAGCGCTCGCGGCTTCAACCTCGAAAGCATCTCGATCGGGGAAACGGAGGACAAGGAAATATCCCGCATGACCATTGTCACCAGGGGCGACGACATGATCATCAGCCAGATACTCAAACAACTCAACAGGCTTATCGACACCATAAAGGTCAACGACCTGACCCACAAGCCGCATATCGCCAGGGAACTGCTGCTGATGACCCTGAAACTCGATAAATCCCAGCAACGCGAGATTTTCGAGCTGATCAACGTTTTTAAGGGAAAAGTCGTGGATATAAAACAAAAATCCATTACTATTGAGGTCATCGGTTCGCCGGACAAGATCAACACCGCGATTGACCTGTTCAGGCCCTTCGGAATAAAGGAAATAGCCCGCTCCGGCACGGTCGCGCTCAACCGTGGCGAGGGCTGA
- the ilvC gene encoding ketol-acid reductoisomerase — MNVYYDQDADLKYLQGKNIAVLGYGSQGHAHALNLKDSGLNVCVGLRTDSSSCAKAREAGLEVNTIADAVKWADIVMILLPDQYQKTIYEEEIRPNLAEGDTLAFAHGFNIHYKQIVPPETVNVIMIAPKSPGHLVRRTFTQGNGVPCLIAVHQDYTGEAKQQALAWAKGLGGTKAGVIETTIKDETETDLFGEQAVLCGGSAELIKAGFETLVEGGYPAELAYFECMHELKLIVDLYYEGGLSRMNYSVSDTAEYGGMTRGPRVVTPAVKAEMKKILKEVQDGSFAKEFIDECNAGYPKMKDLRASNANHPIEKVGAKLREMMSWLLKK; from the coding sequence ATGAACGTTTATTACGACCAGGATGCCGATCTCAAGTATCTGCAGGGAAAAAACATCGCGGTACTCGGTTACGGCAGCCAGGGCCACGCTCACGCCCTGAACCTGAAAGACAGCGGGCTGAACGTCTGTGTCGGCCTCAGAACCGACAGCTCGTCGTGCGCGAAAGCAAGGGAGGCCGGACTCGAAGTCAACACCATCGCCGATGCGGTCAAATGGGCGGACATCGTCATGATCCTTCTTCCGGACCAGTACCAGAAGACCATATACGAAGAGGAAATCAGGCCGAACCTTGCGGAAGGCGACACGCTCGCCTTCGCGCACGGCTTCAATATCCACTACAAGCAAATCGTGCCGCCCGAAACGGTAAACGTCATCATGATCGCTCCCAAGAGCCCCGGCCATCTCGTACGCAGAACCTTCACGCAGGGCAACGGCGTTCCGTGCCTGATAGCCGTTCACCAGGACTACACGGGTGAAGCCAAGCAGCAGGCCCTCGCCTGGGCGAAAGGACTCGGTGGCACCAAGGCCGGCGTCATAGAAACGACGATCAAGGACGAAACGGAAACCGACCTCTTCGGCGAACAGGCCGTGCTCTGCGGAGGCTCCGCCGAGCTTATCAAGGCAGGCTTCGAAACCCTCGTCGAGGGGGGCTACCCGGCAGAACTGGCCTACTTCGAATGCATGCACGAGTTGAAGCTCATCGTCGACCTCTATTACGAAGGCGGTCTTTCGAGAATGAACTACTCCGTCAGCGACACGGCCGAGTACGGCGGCATGACCCGCGGCCCGAGAGTGGTTACTCCGGCGGTCAAGGCGGAAATGAAGAAGATCCTCAAAGAGGTTCAGGACGGCAGCTTCGCGAAGGAGTTCATCGACGAATGTAACGCGGGATACCCGAAAATGAAGGATCTGCGCGCTTCGAACGCCAACC